The following is a genomic window from Branchiostoma lanceolatum isolate klBraLanc5 chromosome 10, klBraLanc5.hap2, whole genome shotgun sequence.
TTGACGCGTCCATCAGTATTTATGTGAGAAGATGTGCTCACTCAGGAGATGCTAAAGTTGTAGATGCCAATTTAACACCCGGCGGGAACCATATTGGAGAGACGCGTTCCGAAACAACTTGAGAATAGGATATTGTCAGGATAAAATGGGTGTATATTGCCATGAAAGTGTTTCTCACCAGGCCAGAAATACATTAAAAGCAGCACTTTAAAATATAGTGCCGAAAATCACTGTTCCAAATGGCATGCCTTACAAACAATTActatcaatttttttacataactCCTGACGCTGATATGTAGTAGTAATGGATCTGAAGTTGTTTCATAATAGCATGAAGCTTTCAACTGTAAAGCAACATTTCACTTAAATATCATAAAGGCGGAGGAACTTTTGATGCGTACTTTGCTGCACTTTGCTTTTAGGAAAGCATCTTCTGACAAATACTTAAACCCACGATGTCGAAACCACCCTGAGGAGGCAACAGAGTCCTGCACCAGAAAGATAGGTTTCTCGTGTCTTAAAGACAAAGAATTCGTCACTTCCTATCTTATATGTGTCAGTGTCTTAAGTACTTTACGGGGAAAGCTTGCGGATTGTTAGTAATGTTATTGCTGATAACGCACAGGCTGCGAGGTATGTTGGAGGGCTAACTTCTCACCCTCCCTTGTCGTGCTGATAACGGTTTTATCGTAGTTCCTGTGGGAAGGGAAGCTTTGGGTTTTCCGTCATGGTCATTATTGGATCATGCTTGTACTCCTTGCCTGCGGGCACTTTAAATCTGCGCGGTTTTCATGGGTAAAATTGTAAACAAGAAACTTCACGATGGGATAGTTTTGCGTTAACGTTTAACGTTAGAGTAACCTGTTGTTTTATCACACATTTTTAAAGTTAttattttgttgtgatttttgcatttgttttgataaaaaatgtttctttatgGTAGACTGTGCTCTTTTGAGAATCAGCGTGTGCAAGGCTGGAGGAGTCATCTTGTTGTCTAAAAATTCAacaaatagatttaaaaaaggGAGGGAACATTGAAATACACAGCTTACACTTACCACCTTAGTACCTACCATATAGTGGTCCACATAATCTCATTAGGTCGAATTTTAACGCATGGCACGCACGATGGAATTAGCCTAAGTACACTTCAGCCTACATAAAGATAAAATGTGTCTATCAATATGCCTAGAGATAGATACACCTCAAGATGCCAGATTCTCTATCAGAACTAAGTATATAAGACGTTCGCTTTCTTACATTTCTCTGATTACTTGGACTACACATGTAACAGGCAGATATTACTTCTCATGGTGGAAAGACTCATCAATCGCTGAGATGGATGTACATCAAAAACTTAGACCTAATATGAACATTACACATCTAAGAAAGTTTTCGTTTTCTCACCAAGTCACTTTGACTAGTCCACCTAACGAGCGTGAAGGTGGTTGTTTGTATATCCAAGAGTAAAAATGTTTATTGTGGGTATCAAGAATTAACATAACTTAAAAAGTTGCATTCTTACTAATAACATCTAAGATAACAATCACTCTCTCACCATATCAAACTGAGTCTATCCAAGCTTCGTACGTCAGACAGAGTTTACctaaattgaattgaagactGCACACGTCACAAGTGTCCATCATGAGCGTGAAACGATGTCTTCCTGCCGTTGACTACATCCGGCACGTCTCTCCGACCCAGTCTGAGACGTAAATCACACGCCTCCAGCACATTTAGCTGGCGCTGTGAAGCTTTATATGATCTAAGTAGCTTTCTCAACTAAAAGGTTAGGTTTAATGTCCACACCCACGTAAGATCTGTGGGCGGCCTTTGTCTCCACTCTAACATTACCGCTTAAATATCTTTCAGACACGAAATGCGTTAAAGACATTAGTGTTTCCTTATCATCTGCGAAATGAGATTGACtgtctttgatattttgaaagtaTCACTCAGTAATTCTTGTAAAGTTGGTATCAGCCGTAGAGCAGCAAAAATGTGATTATTCAATAAAGTCTTTGTCTTATAACTTGCATTCAATTCTTACCTTCTCACAGCGATACACattaaaattgaattgaatcatACGACGCGACATGCAAGTTTTACAACTTACTTATACAGCGCTTCAAGACAATGTAGGACATCGGTAGAAGACaaatcaatgtttttttattttaaatttAATAGATACAATGAAAAATAACAGCCTgggtcaaagttgaactgtaattgccatcttagaaaattggacttacacaaattttgactgatcaactaaagtctttgtcaaggaatgagcaattcaCTGCTTATGTGACGTCATgctatgcagatagaacacattAACTGAAAGATTGTAGTTGAGTAGAAAATTTGGGTTAGtctattttttgtgttggcaactggagttcaactttgatccagaatgacttctaccagcacagatgaactttcaagtaaaaaaataagGTAAACATAAGGTAATGATTCACAGcccaagaaaacaaactttgcTCTAGGCTGGAGCCTATGTGTCGGGAGCTAAGGGAAAATAAGTaacaacatgtttttgttttgtatattaGTGTCCTAAGGCTAATTGTAAATAACAAGATAGGTacaattgatgaaaaaataatgaaaatatgaTACATGTGGCTCCTCTGATTTCAAATGGTAATGTGCTAAATCAAAACTTGTCAGCTTTGACTTCTTTTGAAAATCGTGGAAGACTTGGAGAAATTAGGATCCAATTTGGTGGGTTCTTCGAATAGTGActtatatatcattatcatacaggAATAGTTAGAGGCGAAATGTTTTTTCATCTTTCACTACTTTTGACGTGCAGTATTTGTAATTCATTTAGCAGAAGTCAATAAAATCAGCGAAAACTTCTATATTAGATTTATAGGCACCTAGTCAGTAAAGTACATACAACTCCGAAAGTCATTCCTCCAGTTGGGCAGTTTTACAGTATAAAGCATCATCGCAACTCCTTTGTCGCTCCCAGTTCGGCAAACCCTACCATACGTCATGTCCTAATCACAACCCACAAAACACGTCAACAAAGCTCCATCAACAATCTATCACACCTTCACTTCTGTCATCACCACATCCTCACAATCCTCTCAGGCTACGTTTTAACATAAGGTGACCAAAGGCAAGCTGATAAACATACGCCCGCCAGAAGTAACTGAAGTGCATTCTGAGATATCGAATCCTGAAACGTAGCCAAGCAGAATGTCTAAGATTACATGTCAAGAAGCGACGTATCGCAAGAAGTCAGATGTTGGTAGCTAGAAGGAACAGGAACGAGGAATCATGCGTGTATTTTGCTTCTTAGGAATGTTTGGTAACTTTTAGAAAGACGCCAATTACAGGATCAATTTGCAACCGGTGCCTATCTTTAACGTACTAGTGTTTGAGGGAAGGATCTGGGCTTCAATAGATTCTAATTTGTTACTCGGAGAAGTAATGAAAGAAACGTGTAATGCTCTCTTCAAGACGTGGGCGATGGTTTGTGACAATTGTCGCACAACAGGAAAGGTTTCCGCAATTCACGAAGTTACTGTGAACCATGCGTCATTCCGCGTTCGCAAAACCACAAAATGAAAGATTATGACGCAGTTGCCGTGACCATGCATCCAGGAGTCCCACAGGACTTTTGATTAGTTGCCGTAACACTGTCAAAGATTAAAGCATTCATCACAAAATGGAAGCATTCATCACAAAATGGGATATTTTGGGGCACTCGGGTTCCAGCTCTAGGTATTAATTCCCAGAAAAAAAGATTACATAGTCTTGCAGAAATAAAACCGATTCACGGCGTTTCTTTCAGAACTTGACCCTTAAAATTGACCCGACATCTATCCCCACCTGTCGGCTGCTAATAGTAGATGACCCCCATTTCCCACCTATAACAGGCTTACTGCAGATCTGCCTGAAGTAGCAGGGATCCTCCATCAGCAGTCCGGCCGCAAACTGCAGCTGAACTAATCACTGTCATCCATTATGTTCCAGGGTTGACCGCACAGGGCAGCATCGGGCTGCACATGGCAGAGAACTTCCAGGCCATCTTAGGAGATCCCGTAACGTTGCCTGCAACGTATTCATCAGACTACACCGTAGTTGCAGTAACATGGTATAAAGTACAGGGCAATGATAGATCTAAACGGACGATGATCTTCAATTATGCCCCATTGGCGGGAGTAAGGGAAGCCTATGGTGCTTACATTAATCGGGCAGAAATTGTCGATGGTGCAGGTCTTAGGATCAACCCCACGAGGCTACACGATGAAGGGACATATGTGTTGGTAGTCATGGTGGCAGGGGTGCCCAGTGAAGAAGGCTTTGTGAAACTTTCTCTTTTGGGTAGGTATCTTTGCCAACGAGTGTGAAAGTACACTCAAGTCAAGAGGGCATTTCTGTCTTCTTCAGCTATAATATTTATCTTGCAGTTGCTATTGCTACAAATAAGTGGAATGAGGTGCACATAAAAGGTAAAATAACAAACTATACGTATTtcttttgacaaaacaaaacaaaaaacaaagcaaagcaaagcaaagcaaagcaaagcaaaacaaaacaaaacaaaacaaaacaaaacaaaacatacgaaAGATGTAGATATACAGTGATTGCCGGTTTATAATAACTTCTAGTATACGACCTGTCAACCATGTACACAAAAAGTGGAACACATGATTGGTCTTGTCTATAAGCCACGCTTGGCATAAACCCTTGATATAAGGGTTGCAATGTTACAGAAATGAAATATTACCTCATTTATGTCCACATACGCATTTTATCGAGCGTTAAATGTCGGACTGGCCAGGTAATTTGAAAACCTGGTAGGGTCGTTTCACCCCGCGATACAACGTGTTTAGGACCGTGATTGATCATGTTGGCTTTACAACTGAACGATGTTCTATAAATGTTTAGTGATCTAAACAAGGAGATATATGTTCAATGGACCTGGTTGTAAACGACATAGTTTAGTACGAGGCAAACCTGTGTTGGGCATGTATGATCACGAATTTGGCTACGCAATATCTAGAAGGCGGAATAAACTGTACAGATATAAAACCTCAGATTGGTGAAACCACCTTCCGGCTAGTAGGCATAAAATCAGTGCAATTAGTTGTAGATTTATAACCGTCTTTGTTACATGCATAACATAAACTGCTCTGCATCATATTCATTTCAGTTCCTCCTGTGGTGCAAGTTGGACCTACAAGTCCTTTCGTCGTGACGTCAGGTAAAACCGTGACTCTGACATGCGCAGTGAGAAACGCCAAGCCGAACGTGACGTCACTACACTGGAAGAAAGATGACTTCCCAATCGAGACCTACGGATTCGACACAAAGTACTCCGGCGGAAACGTCCGGACGCCATCTTTGAACATTCATCACGTGACCAGGACCGACTCCGGCCGGTACAGCTGTGTGGTGGATCACGTGATTCAGTCGGCGAGTGATGAGATGCAGGTTGACGTCCAATGTAAGGATTTGGAAAATATCTGTCTCGTTTGATTTGTATTATTTCCGTTTATATAACCACTAACATTAATTGAATAAAGTAAATGATCGGCCAACCAGACACACTTCTAGGAATTatgaaatttcaaatttttaatAATGTCAGTGTCAGTTTCAATTGGATATGTCAGAATAACGTCGATAATCCTATTTTGTAGATCCGGCGTCCATAATCAGCATGTCAGACACCAGTGCCGCTACGGTATTCGATCACGTGACCCTCCAGTGCGTTGCTGATGGCAACCCCCCGCCTAACATCACGTGGACCAGAGACGGCATCCCATTGGCTGCTAGGTCCCACACACTGTCACGTGACGTGCGCGCCAGCTCCGTCATTCTGCGCGACGTCCAGGTGAACGACACGGGGACGTACCTGTGTGCGGCGATCAACTTCGTCGGGGAGAGTGATGTGAAGAAGTTACACCTGAAGGTACAAGGTGGGCTCAAACACGTTAACTTTTTTTCCGGTTGCTAGAGTCACGTGTTAAATAGTCTTTTTTAGTATTTTCCAACAACGAAATCGATGTAGACATGCGTACATGATAAAAACCAGAAGGGCATAAAGATCCCCACTTAAACAGGTGTTTATCAAGTTTTCCAGAATCTTGTGCAATTATGTATGCCACTTTGTGGCAATATTTTACATAGGCATTGTATCCATCTAGCGTGGCTAATCTTACATGTAAAAGACACGTGTTCATAAGTTGTGGGTCAGTTTTCCTGAGTAAGGTCAAATGCAACGTTTAACCAATCACATTGCTAGGAATGAGTCAGGTGTCCAAGAAGCTTTATAAGAAGCAATCAGAAGTTTCTGTAACTCCGTCATTAATCAATCAGTTTGTTGCAAATGACCCGGAGGTCTAACAGGTTTATGAATCACATCTGTCTATCATACCGCTTGccagaaatcagaaaaaaattagacTTTTTTTCTACCATTTGATGTCCAACAGCTCCGGGCGTCAGCATGTCATCCACCACGATTGCAATCATCGTTGGATCCACCGCGGGAGGCCTCTGGCTGCTCATCTGCATAGCCATCTGTGTCTATGGAgtcaggaggaggaaaaaggcgaaggagaagaagaagttcGCGTTCTACTACAACATGGGTCGCCGTGATCCGCCCGTAGGAAAGAGTCCCAAACGAACAAAGGGAAGTGAACCGCCGCCCTATGTTGTGCTACCAGGTGGGTATTCCTTGGAATATTGTCATCGAGGATTGATAGCCTACTCTAAGAAAAGTTTTGCTCGGTTTAGCAAGTTAGGTtatgattgtttgttttatttcattgttccACATCTCATCTGTAAACGTAGTGCAAAACCCTTTATATATTTAGGCACCCTTTTTTTGCCAGATTGAAAAATGTCTGTTAACAAGATGTTGAAGACGGTGATGACTGTTAAATCTGTACTTAAGAATCCTATTGGTACTTGTGATTATTTCTAAATCAGTCACCTGCCTTAGAGGTAAACGACCGTAAACGCTGCGGGGAGGGGCTCTGTAAAGACTTGCAACGTGGTAGCCACACTGCTAGCAAGCGACGCATTATTCCAGCGAACAACCCCCTAGTTCCCATCCTCCCATGATGTCTGTTCCATTCTGGGGCGAGTTTTTGACTTCGTCATCTTCGAATGAACGATTATGGAAGCTTTTAGATAGTGTTATAGACACTGGAGTCTCTCGAGCTTGCACTTCTAGCGGCATTTCTGACTTTCCCTCAATATCCCAATTCACAAAGCAACGGATATTGGGTTACATAACAGATTTAAGCGACCTAGCGTTTCAGTAAGAGTTCGTGTTACTCATTAACTGAAGTTGGTACTATCTCTGCTTGTACTACAGCAAAGCCCGTGGGGTCCAAATCCACCTACGCCGGGATAAACACCATGAGGAAGACAGCAGCTCTCAAAGGTACTCCATCAAAGAATCACATTTCGACATATTACTGCCTCGCGCAAATCCTATAATCCTATGGAGCCGCAAAGATTAGCGAAATCCGTTACTTGATATCTTCTCATCCAGGTACGCCAAGCTCGAGTTATTTCAAGAGGAGGAAAAATTGAAGATCTAAATGATTTAACGGAAGACACAGACATTCTGTCGAGGCTTGGGATTTGGTAATGTCATTGGTTTATCGTGATGAAGGAAAGGGTAGAGGAATTGTGATTTGTCAAAGTTATCCTACACAAAGCTATCACATAATGTGCAAACCTAATTATCTCTTAAATGTGACAGGATGATGACttttcattgaattttattGTAAGGTAGCGTTCTGTCTTATGACTATTACTTGCGCGGAAAACAGTCAAAAGCATAGTGATACTGTTTTGAAGAATTTTAAAAGACAGTACTAAATTGCAAAATACGTCATCTAAGTTAATCCTCCCCGaaccgaaggtgcataaggtggcgccatctccgtttcggcagcccttgggccacacctttgtgcaagtcactacagcagggggctagtctactggcagttgtgtgtgtttaactgccatactctttcccaaatgctgagtgataagcagagaaagcagtatgcaccatttttagagtctttggtatgacctggccgaggttcgaactcacgacctaccgtatgcaaggcgaacactacacactaggccattgcatcgGTGTCTAACCCTTACCTTAACTCACATTTTTGCCGGGTACCCTTATTACATGATGCATCATAAGGAATTTTCGAGGAATACACACCTCAGATATCCAGATGGTCAAGACATCCCTGAGAAGGCCTCGATAACACCGTTTTCTGGGTGGCGGTCATAGAGTACCAACCGGAATCATTTTAGCAGACGCTATATCAGAATGAACCAATCTTTTACAAGTCAGCCCCTCCACAATTACCATCCTACCAGTAGTGTAGCAAGCAATATTGTTATTTACAACTACTCCCCTTTCAGTCTATCGACCTATTTTGACATTTAGTGCCGGGCCCACATGGTCGAACCCTTCGGTAGaatatcaaacaaaattgaaaacaacTTCACGGCACCATGGTGGCAGTTCTTAACGGTTATTACCCAGCCATAAAAGTGCACTTGGGGTTATTCTATCGATTCGGTACGAAACGGCAGAATGAATATACGCGGCATATCTCTGCTATTGCTATCACGGCAGACCAGACGGAATTGTTATTGCTGTAAGCCTTAAGAATTATGACATCAGTGGATTAGTTCACGGTAAAGCATGCCGGCTTCAGCTCGTTAAACTGTAAAGGAAGAGAACTTGGATATGAGACAATAAATCGtcattttgaaatttctttCAGGCTCGCGGCGGTTTGCGAAGGCTCTGTATTCGTACGTGCCCCACGAGGAGAACGAGCTGCGTTTGGAGGTTGATGACATCATCGAGGTGCTGGAGGGGGAAGATGGCGGCTGGTGTCTGGGTTACCTGAGGGGCAGGATAGGCCTGTTCCCATCCAACTATGTCAAGTTCATACAGGATCGGAGAGGTTTGTACAGGAGTGAATGTAGAAAATGCACAATATCACACAATTCCCCCATGTTCTGTCATCCATTCTGTCTAAATGCGATTGAAAATGAAcgtcttttttaaatttattaAACCATTTTTAACACTATTTCCACTTGCTcaaaagaattttacatactTGATTTTATATATGAACTCAAATATATTTTACAAGTAGACATTACGGTAATTGAACCCCATGGCATATGTATTGATTTTCTTGTTACTATTTCGAAACGATTTTATCTATAGTTGTAGAGTTGCCCGTAACTCCCTAGACTTGTGTTGTATTAATGATGCTCTCTCTATAATGTATAATTTTTCTCAATAACAAAGACGTTTAAGTTCCTATCAACAATTTCCTAATAAGAATAAACTTaattaattcataattcattttCAATCTACAGGCAAGGAAGAATCAATCATTCTGACCGAATATTGGGATCTCCTTTGAATGTCTTCTCTAGGTCACTTAATCAATATGTCCTTGTAATCTTGAGCAGCATAAATTTCAAGGTCATAAATTAATTTTCAGAAGGCATGAATTTGAAACTGACGGATTCTGTTTTATCGAGAAATGCCAAGACCCAAATGTGAATTCATCAATCTGATACGGCTATGGTCAAGCGTTAAAGGCAATGGCATTTGTTTTTCGGCTACTTGAAACTGGTAGCTTTTGGATCACTTACACAAAGCGCAACCGGCAAAATACTTGACTTCATTGCCGTAGGTCCACCATAACGTTTTATAGAACGTCCAAACAGTTCTAGAATCGTCATTACGGTCCCACTCAAAGCCCGGGGGCAACTTAATTCTCATGATTAATATATGAGAAGGGCCCTGTGGTTGCTTCTGCAGTAAATCCTCCGTAAGAACACCCCAAATCCTCACGTGGGGACAAGTGACAGTGATGTATTAGTAAACGACGAGGGTTTAATTTGTGTCTGACACATTCCAATCGTCTGTTTGTCTCTCCAGTCGCCGCAGCTCGCCAGATTGTCGAAGCGGAGGAAATACAGATGAAGCGTAGTGTTTAAAGGCGACGTATTCGACGTCTGTGATTGATCACAGTTGCAGTAGGAGACTCAGAAAGTTGTCTCTCGACTCAAGCTACTTCATCCGTACACTTCACTCACAGTTGGAAATGACGGGTTCGCGGTATCAAAGCATTTCATCAAAAGTCATAATTGCACCATTTGATATGGGTGTGTGTACAGAAGGCAGGCTAGGCACTGGATAGCTGATGATGCGG
Proteins encoded in this region:
- the LOC136444018 gene encoding protein amalgam-like isoform X1 codes for the protein MTYRHYFLGLLATTLYHGLTAQGSIGLHMAENFQAILGDPVTLPATYSSDYTVVAVTWYKVQGNDRSKRTMIFNYAPLAGVREAYGAYINRAEIVDGAGLRINPTRLHDEGTYVLVVMVAGVPSEEGFVKLSLLVPPVVQVGPTSPFVVTSGKTVTLTCAVRNAKPNVTSLHWKKDDFPIETYGFDTKYSGGNVRTPSLNIHHVTRTDSGRYSCVVDHVIQSASDEMQVDVQYPASIISMSDTSAATVFDHVTLQCVADGNPPPNITWTRDGIPLAARSHTLSRDVRASSVILRDVQVNDTGTYLCAAINFVGESDVKKLHLKVQAPGVSMSSTTIAIIVGSTAGGLWLLICIAICVYGVRRRKKAKEKKKFAFYYNMGRRDPPVGKSPKRTKGSEPPPYVVLPAKPVGSKSTYAGINTMRKTAALKGSRRFAKALYSYVPHEENELRLEVDDIIEVLEGEDGGWCLGYLRGRIGLFPSNYVKFIQDRRVAAARQIVEAEEIQMKRSV
- the LOC136444018 gene encoding protein amalgam-like isoform X2; protein product: MTYRHYFLGLLATTLYHGLTAQGSIGLHMAENFQAILGDPVTLPATYSSDYTVVAVTWYKVQGNDRSKRTMIFNYAPLAGVREAYGAYINRAEIVDGAGLRINPTRLHDEGTYVLVVMVAGVPSEEGFVKLSLLVPPVVQVGPTSPFVVTSGKTVTLTCAVRNAKPNVTSLHWKKDDFPIETYGFDTKYSGGNVRTPSLNIHHVTRTDSGRYSCVVDHVIQSASDEMQVDVQYPASIISMSDTSAATVFDHVTLQCVADGNPPPNITWTRDGIPLAARSHTLSRDVRASSVILRDVQVNDTGTYLCAAINFVGESDVKKLHLKVQAPGVSMSSTTIAIIVGSTAGGLWLLICIAICVYGVRRRKKAKEKKKFAFYYNMGRRDPPVGKSPKRTKGSEPPPYVVLPGSRRFAKALYSYVPHEENELRLEVDDIIEVLEGEDGGWCLGYLRGRIGLFPSNYVKFIQDRRVAAARQIVEAEEIQMKRSV